A window of Cohnella herbarum contains these coding sequences:
- a CDS encoding glycoside hydrolase family 127 protein — MRNLSDSTAISLKQVIIQDDFWSPYISLVRDVVVPYQWEALNDRIEGTEPSRAIRNFKIAAGLEQGEFYGMVFQDSDVSKWLEAVGYLLALQPDRELENIADEVIEIIAKAQHEDGYLNTYFTLKEPDGRWTNLAECHELYCAGHLIEAAVAYSSATGKRLLLDVACKLADCIDEAFGPEEGKIKGYDGHQEIELALMKLYRATGQDKYLRLAKFFLDERGKLPHFYDEEYDRRDGATHFKSLRMSKDKSYSQAHLPVRLQQTAEGHAVRVVYMLSGMADVAAVTGDESLLQACRTLWHNIVSKRMYITGAIGSMAHGESFTLDYDLPSDTAYAETCASIGLIFFAQRMLRIRPISEYADIMERALYNTVIGGMSRDGKHFFYVNPLEVWPEGNAKNKNFEHVKAERQRWFGCACCPPNIARLIASLGSYIYSVKENTAYVHLYIGSQVQFELADRKIQLVQHSELPWEGNIRFEVLPQQAARFTLALRIPEWSKVPEISVNGQWIEISDEQRKDGYVHLDREWLPGDIVHLVLPMTTRFMKGNPLIRETIGKVSLQRGPMVYCLEEADNGPHLHRMIIEPDGQSQSSFDDSLLGGLQTISVPAYRIRDEGWKDKLYQANVDVRLEPATARFIPYFAWANRGAGEMRVWISEKWH; from the coding sequence ATGCGAAATTTATCCGACTCCACAGCCATTTCTCTTAAGCAGGTAATCATTCAGGATGATTTTTGGTCCCCCTATATTTCATTAGTCCGCGACGTAGTCGTTCCTTATCAATGGGAGGCGCTTAACGACAGGATCGAGGGGACGGAGCCGAGCCGAGCGATTCGGAATTTCAAAATCGCGGCGGGTTTGGAGCAGGGCGAGTTTTACGGAATGGTGTTCCAAGACAGCGATGTATCGAAATGGCTTGAAGCCGTCGGATATTTGTTAGCCCTTCAACCGGACCGAGAACTGGAGAACATCGCCGATGAGGTTATCGAAATTATAGCCAAAGCGCAGCATGAGGACGGTTACCTGAACACGTACTTCACGCTTAAGGAGCCGGACGGCAGATGGACGAATCTTGCGGAATGCCACGAGTTATATTGCGCCGGGCATTTAATAGAAGCCGCCGTCGCATACAGCTCGGCGACGGGGAAGAGGCTTCTTCTGGACGTAGCATGCAAGCTTGCCGATTGCATCGACGAAGCCTTCGGTCCGGAGGAAGGCAAAATCAAGGGTTACGATGGACATCAGGAAATCGAACTGGCTCTTATGAAGTTATATCGCGCGACCGGTCAAGACAAGTATTTGCGGCTGGCCAAGTTTTTCTTGGACGAGAGAGGGAAGCTTCCGCACTTCTACGACGAAGAATACGATCGGCGCGACGGAGCGACCCACTTCAAGAGCTTGCGAATGTCCAAAGACAAATCATACAGTCAAGCGCATCTTCCGGTTAGGCTGCAACAGACGGCGGAAGGCCATGCGGTCAGGGTCGTCTACATGCTCTCGGGAATGGCGGACGTCGCGGCCGTGACGGGAGACGAAAGTTTACTGCAAGCCTGCCGTACGCTCTGGCATAACATCGTGTCCAAGCGAATGTATATTACGGGCGCGATCGGTTCCATGGCTCACGGCGAATCTTTTACTCTCGATTACGATCTGCCAAGCGATACCGCTTACGCGGAAACGTGCGCTTCGATCGGATTGATCTTTTTCGCGCAACGAATGCTTCGAATCCGACCGATAAGCGAATACGCAGACATCATGGAACGCGCTCTGTACAATACGGTCATCGGAGGGATGTCGCGCGACGGAAAGCATTTCTTCTACGTGAATCCGCTCGAGGTTTGGCCTGAAGGCAATGCGAAAAACAAAAATTTCGAGCATGTGAAGGCAGAGCGTCAGAGATGGTTCGGTTGCGCATGCTGCCCGCCTAACATCGCGAGATTGATTGCATCGTTAGGTTCCTATATTTATTCGGTCAAAGAGAATACGGCATACGTGCATCTCTATATCGGAAGCCAAGTCCAATTCGAACTTGCGGATCGGAAAATTCAATTGGTGCAGCATTCGGAGTTACCTTGGGAAGGGAATATCCGATTCGAGGTTTTGCCGCAGCAAGCCGCCAGGTTTACGCTGGCGCTGCGAATTCCGGAATGGAGCAAGGTACCCGAGATTTCCGTTAACGGTCAGTGGATCGAAATCTCCGACGAGCAACGGAAAGACGGCTACGTTCATCTCGACAGGGAATGGTTGCCGGGAGACATTGTCCATCTCGTTCTTCCGATGACCACCCGTTTCATGAAGGGTAATCCTCTTATTCGCGAGACGATCGGGAAAGTATCCCTGCAGAGAGGCCCGATGGTTTACTGCTTAGAAGAAGCGGATAACGGTCCTCATCTGCATCGAATGATTATCGAGCCTGACGGCCAATCGCAGTCAAGCTTTGATGATAGCCTTCTCGGCGGGCTGCAGACGATTTCGGTCCCCGCATATCGAATACGGGACGAAGGCTGGAAGGATAAGCTCTATCAAGCAAACGTCGATGTTCGGCTTGAGCCCGCGACGGCTCGGTTCATTCCCTACTTTGCATGGGCTAACAGGGGCGCGGGGGAAATGAGAGTATGGATTTCCGAGAAATGGCACTAA